One window from the genome of Magnolia sinica isolate HGM2019 chromosome 4, MsV1, whole genome shotgun sequence encodes:
- the LOC131242499 gene encoding 17.1 kDa class II heat shock protein-like has product MDFRVMGLENPFLSTLHHVLDSIPDDGDKSFNAPTRTYVTDAKAMASTPVDIKAYPKSYVFIVDMPGVKSGDIKVQVEDGNVLTISGERKREDDKEGAKYVRMERRVGKFMRKFALPENANAEAISAVCQDGVLTVTVEKVPPPEPKKPKTVEVKVA; this is encoded by the coding sequence ATGGATTTCAGAGTCATGGGCTTAGAAAACCCATTCCTCTCAACCCTCCATCACGTACTAGACAGCATCCCCGACGACGGCGACAAGTCCTTCAACGCCCCGACTCGAACCTACGTCACAGACGCCAAGGCCATGGCCTCCACCCCAGTCGACATAAAGGCATACCCGAAATCGTACGTCTTCATCGTCGACATGCCGGGAGTAAAATCGGGAGACATCAAAGTCCAGGTGGAGGACGGAAATGTCCTGACCATCAGCGGCGAACGGAAGAGGGAAGATGATAAGGAAGGGGCGAAGTACGTGAGGATGGAGCGCAGGGTCGGTAAGTTCATGAGGAAATTCGCGCTGCCTGAGAATGCGAATGCGGAAGCCATCTCGGCCGTTTGTCAGGATGGGGTGCTGACGGTGACCGTTGAGAAAGTGCCACCGCCCGAGCCCAAGAAGCCGAAGACCGTTGAGGTTAAGGTCGCTTGA